In Alcaligenes faecalis, the sequence TGGCGGGACATACGGCCTCGCACAGTTTGCACGCGATGCAACGCTCTTCGCCGTTTTCGTAGCGACGCAAAGCGTGCAGACCGCGAAAACGTGGCGAAGCGGGCGTGGTTTCAACGGGATAACGCAGGGTTACCTTGCGCTTGAAGAAATACTTCCCCGTCAGGCGCATGCCTTTGAGCATCTCGGACAGCATCAGGCTGCCAAAGAAATCTTTGATTGCTTCCATAATCTTGCCCCTTAGCCTTAATGCCAGATGTTCCAGGGCGTCTGCATCCAGATCGCCACAATAACCAGCCAAACACCGGTCAGCGGGATAAATACTTTCCAGCCCAAACGCATGATCTGGTCATAGCGGTAACGTGGGAACGTTGCACGGAACCAGATGAACATGGAGACCACGACAAAGGTCTTCAGACCCAGCCACAGCCACCCCGGAATCCAGGTAAATGGAGCGAACTCGACAATAGGAGTCCAGCCACCCAAGAACATGATGGACGCCAGAGCCGACAGGAAAATCATGTTGGCGTATTCGCCCAAGAAGAACAGAGCGAAACCGGTACCGGAGTACTCCACCATGGGACCGGCCACAATTTCCGATTCGCCTTCCACCACGTCAAACGGGTGACGGTTGGTTTCAGCAACGGCGGAAATCACGTAGATCACAAACAGTGGCAGCAGCGGCAGCCAGTTCCAGGACAGGAAGTTCAAGCCCTTGTCCGCAAAGTACCCCTGAGTCTGACCGACCACGATGCCCGACAGATTCAGCGTGCCGGAAACCAGCAACACGGTAATCAGGACAAAGCCGATAGCCAGTTCGTAGGACAACACCTGAGCGGCTGCACGCAGACCACCCAGCAAGGCGTACTTGGAGTTGGACGCCCAACCGGCCACGATCACACCGTACACACCCAGCGAGGTAATCGCCAGAATGTACAGCAGACCGGCGTTAACGTCGGACAGAACCACATCGGGGCTGAAAGGAATCACCGCCCAGGCGGCCAAAGCAGGCATCAGCGTCACAACCGGAGCCAACAGGTACAGGACCTTGTTGGACTTCGCAGGAACGATCAGCTCTTTGGTCAGCAATTTGAAAACGTCAGCGAAAGGCTGCAGCAGGCCGCGGTAACCAACACGGGTTGGTCCCAAACGAACGTGCATGAAGCCGATCATCTTGCGTTCCCAGTAGGTCAGGTACGCAACACACAGAATGACGGGCACCGCGATAGCGACAATCTTCAGCAGCGTCCACACCACATACCATGCGCTCGGACCCAGCAGGTCCGAACCGTAGTTATTGATGGCAGAGAGAAATTCCATGTTATGCACGCTCCACTGTCAATTGACCGAATGCGCTACCCAAAGCGGCAGTTTCAGAAAAAGCGGTGGCAACACGCACCGAGTTCAATGCCACGGTGTCATCCAGCTGAGCTGGCAAGCTGACTTCGCCTTGCGAAGAACGAACCTTCACCAGATCGCCGTCGGCCAGACCCAGTTGGGTCAGCGTGGCGGCGGCCATGCGAGCCGTAGGGGCTGCCGAAGCAGGTGTTTCCTGCAAAGGAGCCGAACGACGCACCAGCGCATCGCTGCGGTAGATAGGTACATCAGCCACACGCTCCAGACCGCTAGCAGCAGGCAGAACGCTGGCAGCCAGATTGATCTGGTTGGACAGACGCGATTCCACACCGGCAGCCATGACCGAGTCACGAACCGATTCGGAGGTTTCGTCGTCGAAACCATCCAGCTGGAACAGATTGCCCAGTACGCGCAGAACCTTCCAGGCCGGACGTGTATCGCCCACGGGAGCAGCTGCGCCCTTGAAGCTTTGTACACGGCCTTCGGCGTTCACAAAGGTGCCGGAGGTTTCAGTGAAAGGAGACACAGGCAGCATCACATCGGCCCACTGCTCGGCAGCGGAACGATAGGAAGTCAGCGCGACCGAGAAGGTGGCGGACTTCAGTGTTTCTACAGCACGTTCGCCCAGATCGCTGTCCAGTGCAGGCTCCACATTCAGAACCAGGTAAGCACGCAGGGTTTGAGCCAGCATTTGCTCGGCAGTCAAACCGCCCTTGCCCGGTACGGCGTTGGCCAGGTAACCACCCACGGTGTTACCACCGGCAGTCAGGAAGCCCAGCTTGGCACCGCTAGCCTGTGCAATTGCATTGGCGTTGGCAGCAATCACGCTGGCCTGATCCGAGTTGACAGCCATATTTCCCAGCAAGATGGCCACGCGTTCACCGGAGGCCAGGCTGTCAGCAATCTGCTGAGCTTCAGCAGAAACCTGTACGCCTTCCAGACCAGCAGGAACGGCGCTGTCCTTGGCTTTGGCAACCGCAACCAGCACTTGAGCCAGGGAATTGGCCAACTGGCTGGGAGCGACCGTCATGCGGCCGGCAATCGCATTGAACAATGGATTATCGGCAGCCGAATCAATAAAGGAAACTTGAGCACCGCGTTTGACAGCCTGACGCAGACGCTGAGCCATCAAGGGGTGATCTTTACGCAGGAAGGAGCCCACGACCAGAACGCGATCCAGTTCGTTCAAGGCGGTCAGAGGCATACCCAACCAAGGCACACCGGCCAGGGCGCCGTCCAGGCGGGCATCGGTCTGGCGCAGACGGAAGTCCACGTTTTCGGTACCCAGAGCACGACCCAGACGAGCCAGCAAAGCCAGTTCTTCGGTTGTGGAGGTAGCCGAACCAATACAGCCCAGTTGATCTGCACCAAACTTCTCGCGCACGGCGTTCATGCCGGCAACGATGGTTTGCATGGCGTCGTTCCAGGAAGCTTCACGCCACTGGCCGTCATCACCACGCACCATGGGGCGAGTCAGACGATCTTCGGTGTACAGGCCTTCGTAGGAGAAACGGTCACGGTCGCTGATCCAGCACTCGTTGACTTCGTCGTTCTCGAAGGGAACAACACGCAACACCTTGTCCATCTTGGCTTGCAGCACCAGGTTGGCACCCACGCTGTCGTGCGGGCTAACGCTGCGACGACGGGCCAATTCCCAGGTACGGGCATTGAAGCGGAAAGGTTTGGAGAGCAAGGCACCCACGGGGCAAACGTCAATCATGTTGCCCGACAATTCGGACTCGACTGCGCGACCCACAAAGGTGGTGATTTCGGCGTGTTCGCCGCGGTTGAGCATACCAACCTCTTGGACACCGGCGATTTCTTCGCCAGTACGCACACAGCGGGTGCAGTGAATGCAACGCTGCATGGCTTCGGTCGAGATCAGGGGGCCCATGGATTTGGCGGCCACAACGCGCTTTTCTTCCTTGTAGCGCGACTCGGAGCCACCGTAACCCACGGCCAGATCTTGCAGCTGACATTCACCGCCCTGGTCACACACGGGGCAATCCAGAGGGTGGTTGATCAGCAGGAATTCCATGACGCTCTTTTGAGCGGCCACGGCTTTTTCCGAACGAGTACGCACAACCATGCCGTTGGTGACGGGAGTGGCGCAAGCAGGCAAAGGCTTGGGCGCTTTTTCCACGTCCACCAAACACATGCGGCAGTTGGCGGCAATACTCAGTTTTTTGTGATAACAGAAGTGCGGCACGTAGACCCCGGCGTCATGGGCAGCCTGAATGACCATGCTGCCTTCCGGGGCGTCAACTTTAATGCCATCGATGGTGAGTTCTACCATTACGTTGTCCTGGCCTACAAATATTGAGGCACCACACAGCCTTTATGCTCGATGTGGTGTGCGAACTCGTCGCGGAAATGCTTAACGAAACTGCGCACCGGCATGGCAGCAGCATCACCCAGGGCGCAAATGGTGCGGCCCATGATGTTCTGTGCGATGTCGTCGAGCATGTCCAGATCTTCTGGGCGACCTTGACCGTTCTCGATACGATGCACCATGCGCCACAACCAGCCTGTGCCTTCGCGGCACGGCGTGCACTGGCCGCAGCTTTCGTGATAGTAAAAATAGGACAGGCGCAGCAGGGACTTGACCATGCAACGAGTCTCGTCCATCACGATGACAGCGCCCGAACCCAGCATGGAACCAGCCTTGGCAATGGAGTCATAGTCCAGGTTGGTTGCCATGATGATGTCGGCGGGCAAAACCGGCGAGCTGGAACCACCAGGGATAACAGCCTTCAGTTTGCGACCGTCACGCATGCCGCCTGCCAGTTCCAGCAAGGTGGCAAAGGGTGTAC encodes:
- the nuoH gene encoding NADH-quinone oxidoreductase subunit NuoH, which produces MEFLSAINNYGSDLLGPSAWYVVWTLLKIVAIAVPVILCVAYLTYWERKMIGFMHVRLGPTRVGYRGLLQPFADVFKLLTKELIVPAKSNKVLYLLAPVVTLMPALAAWAVIPFSPDVVLSDVNAGLLYILAITSLGVYGVIVAGWASNSKYALLGGLRAAAQVLSYELAIGFVLITVLLVSGTLNLSGIVVGQTQGYFADKGLNFLSWNWLPLLPLFVIYVISAVAETNRHPFDVVEGESEIVAGPMVEYSGTGFALFFLGEYANMIFLSALASIMFLGGWTPIVEFAPFTWIPGWLWLGLKTFVVVSMFIWFRATFPRYRYDQIMRLGWKVFIPLTGVWLVIVAIWMQTPWNIWH
- the nuoG gene encoding NADH-quinone oxidoreductase subunit NuoG is translated as MVELTIDGIKVDAPEGSMVIQAAHDAGVYVPHFCYHKKLSIAANCRMCLVDVEKAPKPLPACATPVTNGMVVRTRSEKAVAAQKSVMEFLLINHPLDCPVCDQGGECQLQDLAVGYGGSESRYKEEKRVVAAKSMGPLISTEAMQRCIHCTRCVRTGEEIAGVQEVGMLNRGEHAEITTFVGRAVESELSGNMIDVCPVGALLSKPFRFNARTWELARRRSVSPHDSVGANLVLQAKMDKVLRVVPFENDEVNECWISDRDRFSYEGLYTEDRLTRPMVRGDDGQWREASWNDAMQTIVAGMNAVREKFGADQLGCIGSATSTTEELALLARLGRALGTENVDFRLRQTDARLDGALAGVPWLGMPLTALNELDRVLVVGSFLRKDHPLMAQRLRQAVKRGAQVSFIDSAADNPLFNAIAGRMTVAPSQLANSLAQVLVAVAKAKDSAVPAGLEGVQVSAEAQQIADSLASGERVAILLGNMAVNSDQASVIAANANAIAQASGAKLGFLTAGGNTVGGYLANAVPGKGGLTAEQMLAQTLRAYLVLNVEPALDSDLGERAVETLKSATFSVALTSYRSAAEQWADVMLPVSPFTETSGTFVNAEGRVQSFKGAAAPVGDTRPAWKVLRVLGNLFQLDGFDDETSESVRDSVMAAGVESRLSNQINLAASVLPAASGLERVADVPIYRSDALVRRSAPLQETPASAAPTARMAAATLTQLGLADGDLVKVRSSQGEVSLPAQLDDTVALNSVRVATAFSETAALGSAFGQLTVERA